The Deltaproteobacteria bacterium DNA segment AAGGACCACCGCGAGGCCTTCCGCCGCCATGGCATCCAGCGCGTGCTGCTCGCCTACGACCGCGACGCCGCCGGCGAGGAAGCGGCGGAGAAGCTGGCACGCGAGCTCCAGGCCGACGGCATCGGCTGCTACCGGATCCTCTTTCCCAAGGGCATGGACGCGAACGAGTACGCGTTGAAGGTGCAGCCCGCGGCGAAGAGCCTCGAGATCCTGATCCGCAAGGCCACGTGGCTCGGCAAGGGGAGCGGGCCGGCGGTGGCGACGCGGTGGGTGGCACCGGAAGAAGCAGAGCAGACGGCGGCTAAGGAACAGAGCCAGGAGGAGGTCGCCGACCTCCTCCCCGAGCAAGTGACGCTGGAGAGCGGCGCCGACTCTCTTCCCTTAGCCGCTCTCGTGGAGCCCGCCGAAGCGCAGGAGCCGCGCGCCACCCCGGAGCCGCGCGCCCAGGACGCGCCGCTCCCCGAGGCCACGGTGCGCGGCGACGAGGTGGAGCTGCGCATCGGCGACCGGCGCTGGCGGGTGCGCGGGCTGGCCAGGAACAAGGCCCCCGACCAGCTGCGCGTGAACCTGCTCGTCGCGCGTGAGAGCCGCGAGCCGGGCCTGGCGCTCGGCTTCCACGTCGACACGCTCGACCTCTACGCCGCGAAGCCGCGCCAGGCCTTCCTCGCGCAAGCGGCCGAGGAGCTCGCCCTCGAGCCGCGCGTCGTGAAGCGCGACCTCGGCCTCGTGCTGCTCCGGCTCGAGGCGCTGCAGGAGGAGCAGCGCAAGCAAGAGGCCCCTGCTCCCGAGGCCGCGCCGGCGATGAGCGACGCCGAGCGCGCCGAGGCGCTCGGGCTTCTGCGCGATCCCCAGCTCCTCGAGCGGCTGCTCGCCGACTTCGACGCCTGCGGGGTCGTGGGCGAGGAGACGAACAAGCTCGTGGGCTACCTGGCCGCGGTCTCGCGCAAGCTCGACCAGCCGCTCGCCGTCGTGATCCAGTCGAGCTCGGCCGCCGGCAAGAGCTCGCTCATGGAGGCGGTCTTGGCCTTTGTGCCCGAGGAGGAGCGCGTCCAGTACTCGGCGATGACGGGCCAGTCGCTCTTCTACCTCGGCGAGGAGGACCTGCGCCACAAGGTGCTGGCGCTCGTCGAAGGCGAGGGCGCCGAGCGAGCGGCCTATGCGCTGAAGCTCCTGCAGAGCGAGGGCGAGCTCTCGATCGCGAGCACGGGCAAGGACCCCGAGACGGGCCGCCTCGTGACCCACACCTACCACGTGGCGGGGCCCGTGGCGCTCTTCCTCACGACGACGGCGATCGAGATCGACGAGGAGCTGCTGAACCGCTGCCTGGTCCTCACCGTCGACGAGGGCCGCGAGCAGACGCGCGCGATCCACCGCCTGCAGCGCGAGCGCCAGACGCTCGAGGGACTGCTCGCGAGCCGCGACCGCGAGCACCGGCTGCGCGTCCACCGCAACGCCCAGCGCCTGCTCCGCCCGCTGCTCGTCGCGAACCCCTACGCCCGCGCGCTCACCTTCCCCGGCCACCAGACGCGGACCCGGCGCGACCACGTGAAGTACCTGACGCTGATCCGCGCCGTGACCCTCCTCCACCAGTACCAGCGCCCCGTGCGCACCGTTGCGCACCGCGGGGAGGCCCTGGCCTACGTCGAGGTGACGCGGGACGACATCGCCCTCGCCAACCGGCTGGCCCATGCGGTGCTCGGCCGCTCGCTCGACGAGCTTCCGCCGCAGACGCGCCGGCTCCTGGGTCTCCTCGATGCGTGGGTGCGCGAGCGGGCGAAGGCGCAGGGCGTGGACCCCGCCGACGTGCGCTTCACGCGGCGAGAGGTGCGCGAGGCCACCGGCTGGTCGGACTTCCCGGTGCGCGTGCACCTCGCGCGGCTCGTCGCCCTCGAGCACGTCCTCGTCCACCACGGCGGCGCCGGCCAGCGCTTCGTCTACGAGCTCGCGGCCGGGAGCGAGCGCGCAGGCGAGGCGCCGCAGCTTCCGGGGCTCCTCGATCCCGCCACGCTCGATGGCCGCGCCTACGACGCGGACCTCGATGGGGCGGAGGCCGACCTCGATGGGACCGTGAGCCCCGCTCGCTGGGGGGTGGATGGCGGGTCGCTGGCCGCGCCGGCGAACGGAAGTGCAGGCGACAGCGCGGCTTCTGCCGAAACCGCGAGCGAGGAGCCCGAATCCACTTCCTCGGTGCGCTCGCTCGCACCGTCGTACCCGCACGCCACTCCTTCCTTAGCCGCCAGAGCGGCCGCCCGATGACGGCGCGCCGGCGCCGCCGACGACGCGCAGCGCCGCCGCCGCCGTGCGCACCCGCGGCCGACGAGGACCCCCGCAGCCTCGGCCTCTGGATCCGCCGCCACCTCGAGTGGCTGGCCGTCCAGAACTACTC contains these protein-coding regions:
- a CDS encoding CHC2 zinc finger domain-containing protein encodes the protein MARIPAAELERLKAEVSLVRLAEARGVRLERRGGDLVGLCPFHDDREPSLVVTPAKNLWHCLGACQAGGTVVDWVMRAEGVSFRHAVELLRRDLPSLAAASSGAPPPRRSTVPKLPSLLDATAEDAQLLQDVVAFYHQTLLKTEEARAYLASRGLGSEAAVRRFQLGFANRTLGYRMPAKNRKEGEAIRGRLTHLGVLRESGHEHLAGSLVIPIFDEDGRVAELYGRKVTRNLRPGTPDHLYLPGPHRGVWNYEALREHDEVILCEALLDALTFWEAGFRNVTAAYGTQGFTKDHREAFRRHGIQRVLLAYDRDAAGEEAAEKLARELQADGIGCYRILFPKGMDANEYALKVQPAAKSLEILIRKATWLGKGSGPAVATRWVAPEEAEQTAAKEQSQEEVADLLPEQVTLESGADSLPLAALVEPAEAQEPRATPEPRAQDAPLPEATVRGDEVELRIGDRRWRVRGLARNKAPDQLRVNLLVARESREPGLALGFHVDTLDLYAAKPRQAFLAQAAEELALEPRVVKRDLGLVLLRLEALQEEQRKQEAPAPEAAPAMSDAERAEALGLLRDPQLLERLLADFDACGVVGEETNKLVGYLAAVSRKLDQPLAVVIQSSSAAGKSSLMEAVLAFVPEEERVQYSAMTGQSLFYLGEEDLRHKVLALVEGEGAERAAYALKLLQSEGELSIASTGKDPETGRLVTHTYHVAGPVALFLTTTAIEIDEELLNRCLVLTVDEGREQTRAIHRLQRERQTLEGLLASRDREHRLRVHRNAQRLLRPLLVANPYARALTFPGHQTRTRRDHVKYLTLIRAVTLLHQYQRPVRTVAHRGEALAYVEVTRDDIALANRLAHAVLGRSLDELPPQTRRLLGLLDAWVRERAKAQGVDPADVRFTRREVREATGWSDFPVRVHLARLVALEHVLVHHGGAGQRFVYELAAGSERAGEAPQLPGLLDPATLDGRAYDADLDGAEADLDGTVSPARWGVDGGSLAAPANGSAGDSAASAETASEEPESTSSVRSLAPSYPHATPSLAARAAAR